The nucleotide window CTTTTCCAGCGAAACTTTGCATAAACGTTATTGTCTCACTGTCCCAACATTATATTCTTCCCTCGGGGAGCGAAATTTCAATAGTCTCGGCAATTGTCACGATCGAGATAAAAAAAAGCCATAATATAAAACGTTCCCCTTGAGCTACCAAGGGGAACGTTTGGATTAATGCAACGTATGATATTTGCTACGATAATATACGAGCGGTTCTTCATTCACTTCATTTTTCGTTTGTATATCCTTGACCTCACCGATAAAGATCGTATGATCTCCTGCTTTTACTTCTTGAACGACGTCACAGGCAAGGTGGCAGAGTGCGTCGGGAACGATGGGCAAGGAATGGAAGGTAGTGAAAGCAAATTGCTCTTTTCCCGGCAATTGTTTTGCAAACGTTTTCGATATCTCCGCTTGAGCTGTATCTAAAATGCTCACTGCATATTTTTTTGCGTTTAAGATTTTTTCGTACATATCCGTTTTATGATCGACAGAGACAGCTACCAGTTTTGGGTTCATGGAGACGGACATAAACGCATTGGCCGTCATTCCATGTGGCTTGCCATCATGCTCCGTTGAAAGAATGGTAACGCCCGTCGAAAACTTCCCCATTGCCTGCCGAAATTGTAAATCATCCATGAATGTCGTCACTCCTCCGTTCTGGCTGCTAAAAAAAGGCAGGTTTAGACCATGCCTCTATGGAGAAACCTTATAATAAAATATGAAATGTACACCTGAGCAGTGTATTGTGAAAATCAAATCCTTCATAAAACATCATAACAGCCGTTTTGTAAGATTGCCAGTAAAGGGTTTCAGGTCAACTTCAAAGTGGAAAACAGAATAGAAAAGCGTCTATGCGACCAAAAAAGTGCTCGAGCAATGGAACGTCCGCAAGAAGCGGAGATGCACCCAAGGGCTCGAGCAATGAATTTAGTCAACTGGCTTTTTTCTTGCATAAAAATGTTCGGTCAAGTACACTGAATACATAGAAAGAACATATGTGCGCAAATCGGCAAGAGGATCTCTCATTTAGTTGTTTTTCGATGTTTCGTCATCGTCAGGGGAAGGTCTCCATTTTTGCTTTAAACGGCGGTATTTTTCTAATTCTTCTTCCAAATATGCTCTTTCGTCAACACTTATGTTGCGGTCTTCATAAAAAGCTTCTAATGATTGTCCGGGGGCACTTTGGTTATAAGGGTATCTCGTCTTTTTTGTACGCCCGAGCAAATAATCGGCAGACACGTCAAGCAAATCGGCAAGTGCATTAACGGTATCGAGTGACGGTTGTTTCGTACCCCTTTCATAAGCCGTA belongs to Salicibibacter cibi and includes:
- a CDS encoding flavin reductase family protein, which produces MDDLQFRQAMGKFSTGVTILSTEHDGKPHGMTANAFMSVSMNPKLVAVSVDHKTDMYEKILNAKKYAVSILDTAQAEISKTFAKQLPGKEQFAFTTFHSLPIVPDALCHLACDVVQEVKAGDHTIFIGEVKDIQTKNEVNEEPLVYYRSKYHTLH
- a CDS encoding helix-turn-helix domain-containing protein, yielding MDDFCERLKYTRESKKEKEENWTQQYVAEQIGVARTTYTAYERGTKQPSLDTVNALADLLDVSADYLLGRTKKTRYPYNQSAPGQSLEAFYEDRNISVDERAYLEEELEKYRRLKQKWRPSPDDDETSKNN